From one Comamonas piscis genomic stretch:
- the argG gene encoding argininosuccinate synthase, with the protein METILQHVPVGQKVGIAFSGGLDTSAALRWMKNKGALPYAYTANLGQPDESDYDEIPRKAMEYGAEKARLIDCRSQLANEGIAAIQAGAFHISTGGITYFNTTPLGRAVTGTMLVAAMKEDDVNIWGDGSTFKGNDIERFYRYGLLTNPALKIYKPWLDQTFIDELGGRSEMSAFMTKEGFGYKMSAEKAYSTDSNMLGATHEAKDLEFLNSGIRIVNPIMGVAFWKPEVEVKAEEVSITFEEGRPVALNGQRIEDPVAFFLEANRIGGRHGLGMSDQIENRIIEAKSRGIYEAPGMALLHIAYERLVTGIHNEDTIEQYRINGLRLGRLLYQGRWFDPQAIMLRETAQRWVARAITGTVTLELRRGNDYSLLNTESANLTYKPERLSMEKVEDAPFSPADRIGQLTMRNLDLMDTRDKLAIYTQTGLLTASGNHALPQLGNDKK; encoded by the coding sequence ATGGAAACCATCCTGCAACATGTTCCCGTCGGCCAGAAGGTCGGCATCGCCTTTTCCGGCGGCCTCGACACCAGCGCAGCCCTGCGTTGGATGAAGAACAAGGGTGCCCTGCCCTACGCCTACACGGCGAACCTGGGCCAGCCCGATGAGTCCGATTACGACGAGATCCCGCGCAAGGCCATGGAATACGGTGCCGAGAAGGCCCGCCTGATCGACTGCCGCAGCCAGCTGGCCAACGAAGGTATCGCAGCCATCCAGGCCGGCGCCTTCCACATCTCCACCGGTGGCATCACCTACTTCAACACCACCCCGCTGGGCCGCGCCGTGACCGGCACCATGCTGGTGGCGGCGATGAAGGAAGACGACGTCAACATCTGGGGCGATGGCTCGACCTTCAAGGGCAATGACATCGAGCGTTTCTACCGCTACGGCCTGCTCACCAACCCCGCGCTGAAGATCTACAAGCCTTGGCTGGACCAGACCTTCATCGACGAGCTGGGTGGCCGCTCCGAGATGTCGGCCTTCATGACCAAGGAAGGTTTTGGCTACAAGATGAGCGCGGAGAAGGCCTACTCGACCGACTCCAACATGCTGGGCGCCACCCACGAAGCCAAGGACCTGGAGTTCCTGAACAGCGGCATCCGCATCGTCAACCCCATCATGGGCGTGGCGTTCTGGAAGCCAGAGGTCGAAGTCAAGGCCGAGGAAGTGTCCATCACCTTTGAAGAAGGCCGCCCTGTCGCGCTGAACGGTCAGCGCATTGAAGACCCGGTCGCCTTCTTCCTGGAAGCCAACCGCATCGGCGGCCGCCACGGCCTGGGCATGAGCGACCAGATCGAGAACCGCATCATCGAAGCCAAGAGCCGCGGCATCTACGAAGCCCCCGGCATGGCCCTGCTGCACATCGCCTACGAGCGCCTGGTGACCGGCATCCACAACGAGGACACCATCGAGCAGTACCGCATCAACGGCCTGCGCCTGGGCCGTCTGCTGTACCAAGGCCGCTGGTTTGACCCGCAGGCCATCATGCTGCGCGAAACCGCCCAGCGCTGGGTGGCCCGTGCCATCACCGGCACGGTGACCCTGGAGCTGCGCCGTGGCAATGACTACTCGCTGCTGAACACCGAATCGGCCAACCTGACCTACAAGCCCGAGCGCCTGTCGATGGAAAAGGTGGAAGACGCGCCATTCAGCCCTGCCGACCGCATTGGCCAGCTGACCATGCGCAACCTGGACCTGATGGACACCCGCGACAAGCTGGCCATCTACACCCAGACCGGCCTGCTGACCGCCAGCGGCAACCATGCGCTGCCCCAGCTGGGCAACGACAAGAAGTAA
- a CDS encoding cupin domain-containing protein → MSQVTPADSKISIIHWPAKTLVNPVIGKPSRPISGDTEYQTMNVFEGLGGKVSSGTWQSSAGHFSSNVQGYIEFCYIVEGDCRLVDPDGTVHRFGVGDHFIMPEGWTGHWEVDNFVKKVYLVAEA, encoded by the coding sequence ATGTCCCAAGTCACCCCTGCCGACTCCAAAATCTCCATCATCCATTGGCCTGCCAAGACCCTGGTCAACCCCGTCATCGGCAAGCCCAGCCGCCCGATCAGCGGCGATACCGAGTACCAGACGATGAATGTGTTCGAGGGCTTGGGCGGCAAGGTGAGCTCGGGCACCTGGCAGTCCAGCGCTGGCCACTTCAGCTCCAATGTGCAGGGCTATATCGAGTTTTGCTATATCGTCGAGGGCGACTGCCGCCTGGTGGACCCTGATGGCACCGTGCACCGCTTTGGCGTGGGCGACCATTTCATCATGCCCGAGGGCTGGACCGGCCACTGGGAGGTGGACAACTTTGTGAAGAAGGTCTACCTGGTGGCAGAGGCCTGA
- the aceA gene encoding isocitrate lyase, translating into MTQTLNQQLSRDQQIAALELDWAQNPRWKGVKRGYSAADVVRLRGSVQPEYTLAQRGAQVLWDKINGGAKKGYVNAFGAITAGQAMQQAKAGLEAVYLSGWQVAADGNTSETMYPDQSLYAYDSVPTMVRRINNTFKRADEIQWAKGVNPGDKEFIDYFLPIVADAEAGFGGVLNAFELMKNMIASGAAGVHFEDQLAAVKKCGHMGGKVLVPTHEACEKLIAARFAADVMGVPTIVLARTDAEAANLITSDHDANDKPFLVGDRTPEGFYRVKNGLEQAISRGVAYAPYADLVWCETGTPDLGFAREFAQAVHASSPGKLLSYNCSPSFNWKKNLDDATIAKFQDELAALGYKYQFITLAGIHSNWYNTFKFAHAYARGEGMKHYVEMIQEPEFAAREQGYTFVSHQQEVGAGYFDDVTTVIQGGSSSVKALTGSTEEEQFH; encoded by the coding sequence ATGACTCAAACACTGAACCAGCAACTCAGCCGTGACCAGCAAATTGCCGCCCTCGAACTGGACTGGGCGCAGAATCCCCGTTGGAAAGGCGTGAAGCGCGGTTATTCGGCCGCCGATGTGGTGCGTCTGCGCGGCAGCGTGCAGCCTGAGTACACCCTGGCCCAGCGCGGCGCCCAGGTGCTGTGGGACAAGATCAATGGCGGCGCCAAAAAGGGCTATGTGAATGCCTTCGGCGCCATCACCGCCGGCCAGGCCATGCAGCAGGCCAAAGCCGGTCTGGAAGCGGTCTACCTGTCGGGCTGGCAGGTGGCGGCGGACGGCAATACCTCGGAGACCATGTACCCCGACCAGTCGCTCTACGCCTATGACTCTGTGCCCACCATGGTGCGCCGCATCAACAACACGTTCAAGCGCGCTGACGAGATCCAATGGGCCAAGGGCGTGAACCCGGGCGACAAGGAGTTCATCGACTACTTTCTGCCGATCGTGGCCGATGCTGAAGCCGGCTTTGGTGGTGTGCTCAATGCCTTCGAGCTGATGAAGAACATGATTGCCTCAGGCGCTGCCGGCGTGCACTTTGAAGACCAGCTGGCCGCTGTGAAGAAATGCGGCCACATGGGCGGCAAGGTGCTGGTGCCCACCCATGAGGCCTGCGAGAAGCTGATTGCCGCGCGTTTTGCAGCGGACGTGATGGGCGTACCGACCATTGTGCTGGCCCGTACCGATGCCGAAGCGGCCAATCTGATCACCAGCGACCATGACGCCAATGACAAGCCTTTCCTGGTGGGTGATCGCACGCCAGAAGGTTTCTACCGCGTCAAGAACGGTCTGGAGCAGGCCATCAGCCGTGGCGTGGCCTATGCCCCGTATGCCGATCTGGTGTGGTGCGAAACCGGAACGCCAGACCTGGGCTTTGCCCGTGAGTTTGCCCAGGCCGTGCATGCCTCCAGCCCCGGCAAGCTGCTGAGCTACAACTGCTCGCCGTCCTTCAACTGGAAGAAGAACCTGGATGATGCGACGATTGCCAAGTTCCAGGACGAGTTGGCTGCGCTGGGCTACAAGTACCAGTTCATCACCTTGGCTGGCATCCACAGCAACTGGTACAACACCTTCAAGTTCGCCCACGCCTATGCCCGTGGCGAAGGCATGAAGCACTATGTGGAGATGATCCAGGAGCCCGAATTCGCTGCCCGCGAGCAAGGCTACACCTTTGTGTCGCACCAGCAAGAAGTGGGTGCGGGCTATTTTGACGATGTGACCACCGTTATCCAGGGCGGCTCGTCCAGCGTCAAGGCGCTGACCGGCTCGACCGAAGAAGAGCAGTTCCACTGA
- a CDS encoding DMT family transporter: protein MRIHSKPLAYFYLALSMSLVGAYVALSKPLAATFPVLLLAWLRFGIGAIAMLGWLKRPATEAPLPARAKGLLFLESFFGNFLFTLCMITGVSMTSAVTASVTMATIPAAIALLSWLVLKERISVRVMIAISLAVLGIALMAFAKPDAGAHPGANATPGQGNHGLGQLLLVGAVLCEAIYAVIGKKLTGSLSPKRIAALINLWGFVLTLPFGMYLAWHFEFGGVAIATWLLLLGYALAACVVTVWLWMTGLQVVPASQSAVFTVMLPLSTALVGVVFLGESLNGLQMLAFAIAVSSLALTTLPLPRRGRGPTVLRRDPD, encoded by the coding sequence ATGCGCATCCACAGCAAACCCCTGGCCTATTTCTACCTGGCACTCAGCATGTCGCTGGTGGGTGCTTATGTGGCGCTGTCCAAGCCGCTGGCAGCTACCTTCCCGGTGTTGCTGCTTGCCTGGCTGCGCTTTGGCATTGGCGCCATTGCCATGCTCGGTTGGCTCAAACGCCCAGCCACCGAGGCGCCCTTGCCCGCCAGAGCCAAGGGACTGCTGTTTCTGGAATCCTTTTTTGGCAACTTTCTCTTCACGCTGTGCATGATCACCGGCGTGTCGATGACCAGTGCGGTGACTGCCAGTGTCACGATGGCCACTATTCCTGCCGCCATTGCGCTGCTCAGCTGGCTGGTGCTCAAGGAACGCATCAGTGTGCGGGTGATGATCGCTATCAGCCTGGCGGTGCTGGGCATTGCACTGATGGCCTTTGCCAAGCCCGATGCGGGTGCCCATCCAGGCGCAAATGCCACGCCGGGCCAGGGTAACCATGGGCTTGGGCAGCTGCTGCTGGTGGGCGCCGTGCTCTGCGAGGCCATCTACGCCGTCATCGGCAAAAAGCTCACCGGCAGCTTGAGCCCCAAGCGCATTGCCGCGCTGATCAACCTCTGGGGCTTTGTGCTGACCCTGCCGTTTGGCATGTACCTGGCCTGGCATTTTGAGTTTGGCGGGGTGGCGATAGCCACCTGGTTACTGCTGTTGGGCTATGCCTTGGCGGCCTGCGTGGTGACGGTGTGGCTCTGGATGACAGGGTTGCAGGTGGTACCGGCCTCGCAAAGTGCAGTATTTACGGTGATGCTGCCGCTGTCCACCGCCTTGGTGGGCGTCGTCTTTCTGGGCGAATCGCTCAATGGTCTGCAAATGCTGGCCTTTGCCATTGCGGTTTCCAGCCTTGCTTTGACCACCCTTCCACTGCCTCGGCGTGGCAGAGGGCCGACAGTTTTGCGACGAGACCCCGATTGA
- a CDS encoding SWIB/MDM2 domain-containing protein, producing MATASKTAAPAKKRTPNAAFMKPLTPSAELGAVVGTAPLPRTEIISKLWVYIKANNLQDAANKRMINADDKLKKVFGKPQVSMFEMAGLIGKHVK from the coding sequence ATGGCAACCGCATCCAAGACCGCAGCGCCTGCAAAGAAGCGCACCCCGAACGCAGCTTTCATGAAGCCGTTGACCCCTAGCGCCGAACTGGGCGCCGTGGTGGGCACCGCTCCACTGCCACGCACCGAGATCATCAGCAAGCTGTGGGTCTACATCAAGGCCAACAACCTGCAAGACGCTGCCAACAAGCGCATGATCAACGCCGATGACAAGCTCAAGAAGGTGTTCGGCAAGCCCCAAGTGTCGATGTTCGAGATGGCTGGCCTGATCGGCAAGCACGTCAAGTAA
- a CDS encoding (2Fe-2S)-binding protein, with product MIVCVCRRVSDKEIARHAHAGMSFDEIQFELGVGLQCGCCEGCARDVVEQCSASRPVAALRNEAAVHPVQLATAIMESKAWNSSPLSSVA from the coding sequence ATGATCGTTTGTGTTTGCCGCAGAGTCTCGGACAAAGAGATCGCTCGCCACGCGCATGCGGGGATGTCGTTCGATGAAATCCAGTTCGAACTGGGTGTTGGACTGCAATGCGGCTGCTGCGAAGGTTGCGCCCGTGATGTGGTCGAACAATGCAGCGCGTCCCGTCCGGTTGCAGCCTTGCGCAATGAGGCAGCAGTTCACCCGGTCCAGCTTGCCACCGCCATCATGGAAAGCAAAGCATGGAACTCTTCGCCGCTGTCCTCGGTAGCCTGA
- a CDS encoding energy transducer TonB: protein MLPPDPYSPSKNLGRNIVVTGSVLAAHVAGLWALQAGLLKSAAFELPKPEPVMVQLIAPEPMPVVAPPPPPTPKPPPPAPPPPPKPTPKPVPKPAPKPQAIKDPTPAPNAVTGTTETQPPAPPIEAPPPAPPSPPPAPPAPPAPPPPPVIQLPSSNAAYLNNPAPQYPAISRRMGETGTTIVRAFIDEEGKPQELQLKKSSGYDRLDQSALDTVRKWRFKAGTSNGTPRPMWVNVPIKWELN from the coding sequence ATGCTTCCACCAGACCCTTACAGCCCCTCCAAAAATCTGGGGCGCAATATCGTGGTTACGGGTTCGGTGCTGGCAGCGCACGTTGCAGGCCTTTGGGCCTTGCAGGCGGGCCTGCTTAAAAGTGCTGCGTTTGAGCTGCCTAAACCAGAGCCAGTGATGGTGCAATTGATTGCGCCTGAGCCCATGCCCGTGGTTGCGCCGCCTCCACCTCCGACCCCCAAGCCACCGCCGCCCGCTCCACCCCCGCCGCCAAAGCCCACGCCCAAGCCAGTTCCCAAACCTGCGCCCAAGCCCCAGGCCATCAAGGATCCGACGCCTGCGCCTAACGCAGTCACCGGCACCACCGAGACCCAGCCACCGGCACCGCCCATTGAGGCACCGCCGCCAGCGCCGCCCTCGCCACCACCGGCTCCGCCCGCACCGCCAGCGCCTCCACCCCCACCGGTGATCCAGCTGCCGTCGAGCAATGCGGCCTACTTGAACAACCCCGCTCCACAGTACCCGGCCATCAGCCGGCGCATGGGTGAGACGGGCACCACGATCGTGCGCGCCTTCATCGATGAAGAAGGCAAGCCCCAGGAGCTGCAGCTGAAAAAATCCAGCGGTTATGACCGCCTGGACCAGTCTGCACTCGACACGGTACGCAAGTGGCGCTTCAAGGCAGGCACCTCCAACGGAACTCCCCGACCCATGTGGGTCAACGTGCCCATCAAGTGGGAACTCAATTAA
- a CDS encoding MotA/TolQ/ExbB proton channel family protein — MESQFGIAHVWAQGDFVTKTVAIILVAMSLASWIVIVIKAIDIMRFKKYARNAQDFWHSADFAAGLSKLGDQGDNPFRQLAIEGREATAHHRKTAEHLHDSLDVSDWITRCLRNGIDEFTARAQSGLAVLASVGSTAPFIGLFGTVWGIYHALVAIGMSGQSSIDKVAGPIGEALIMTALGLAVAIPAVLGYNALVRGNKSVLNRLNSFAHDLHAFFVTGTRLNVDSSKPGAVVTPLKKGA; from the coding sequence ATGGAATCGCAATTCGGCATCGCCCACGTCTGGGCACAGGGAGATTTTGTGACCAAGACGGTCGCAATCATTCTGGTCGCCATGTCACTCGCCTCATGGATCGTGATCGTCATCAAGGCCATCGATATCATGCGTTTCAAGAAATACGCGCGCAATGCCCAGGATTTCTGGCACAGCGCTGATTTCGCCGCCGGCCTGAGCAAGCTGGGCGACCAGGGTGACAACCCCTTCCGCCAGCTGGCCATCGAAGGCCGCGAAGCCACTGCCCACCACCGCAAGACCGCCGAGCACCTGCATGACTCGCTGGACGTCAGCGACTGGATCACGCGCTGCCTGCGCAATGGCATCGACGAGTTCACCGCCCGCGCCCAATCCGGCCTGGCTGTGCTGGCATCGGTGGGTTCCACCGCGCCCTTCATCGGCCTGTTCGGCACCGTCTGGGGCATCTACCACGCACTGGTGGCCATCGGTATGTCGGGCCAGTCCTCTATCGACAAGGTCGCCGGCCCCATCGGTGAAGCGCTGATCATGACCGCCCTGGGCTTGGCAGTTGCCATCCCCGCCGTGCTGGGCTACAACGCACTGGTGCGTGGCAACAAGTCGGTGCTCAACCGCCTCAACAGCTTTGCCCATGACCTGCACGCCTTCTTTGTGACAGGCACCCGTCTGAATGTCGACTCCAGCAAGCCCGGCGCCGTGGTCACGCCGCTGAAGAAAGGTGCCTGA
- a CDS encoding ExbD/TolR family protein, translated as MAFGTQDDADEVMNEINMTPLVDVMLVLLIIFIITVPVMKHSVNIDLPRAVNTPEDAKPDTVQLAILPDGSYNWNGKAVTDAELEANMQAEASKEPQPELHIRGARDVKYEKVAQAMAAAQRSNLKKIGFITDQVGE; from the coding sequence ATGGCTTTTGGAACGCAAGACGATGCCGATGAGGTCATGAACGAGATCAACATGACGCCGCTGGTGGACGTCATGTTGGTGCTGCTCATCATCTTCATCATCACCGTTCCGGTGATGAAGCACTCGGTGAACATCGACCTGCCTCGCGCTGTCAATACGCCGGAAGACGCCAAGCCCGACACCGTCCAGTTGGCCATCCTGCCCGATGGCAGCTACAACTGGAACGGCAAGGCCGTGACGGACGCCGAGCTGGAAGCCAATATGCAGGCCGAAGCCAGCAAGGAACCCCAGCCCGAGCTGCACATCCGCGGCGCCCGCGATGTGAAGTACGAAAAAGTGGCCCAGGCCATGGCCGCTGCCCAGCGCAGCAACCTCAAAAAGATCGGCTTCATCACCGACCAGGTGGGCGAGTAA
- a CDS encoding Bug family tripartite tricarboxylate transporter substrate binding protein, whose translation MQTFRTPPSPSATPVRRRQMLRLAVASAAAASGLPLTTMAQAAADKASYPSKPLRVIVPFAPGGATDVLARGVSDRLGQQLGQPAIVDNRPGAAGLLACDAVAKAAADGHTLTLGTTSTMLSNQFMFKKLSYDPQKDLVPVVRICWAPIVLVTNSQLPARNLQELIAYIGANKGKLSYGSYGIGSQGHLVLASLSNMTGADMSHIAYKGEAPMVQDLVGGQLMMGIGSILSLKQHIDSGKLRAISFTGPSRVPALPDVPTFAELGHKEDAFTISGWLGIAATGGTPAPVLEQLGAEVRKALLTREVNARVLIAGFVPLTDDSPARFQADWKRELPIWKKLLQDAGVQPT comes from the coding sequence ATGCAGACGTTCCGAACCCCGCCATCCCCCTCCGCGACCCCTGTGCGCCGCCGCCAGATGCTGCGCCTGGCCGTTGCCAGTGCCGCTGCCGCCAGTGGCCTGCCGCTGACCACCATGGCCCAAGCGGCCGCTGACAAGGCCAGCTACCCCAGCAAGCCCTTGCGCGTAATCGTGCCCTTCGCGCCCGGCGGCGCCACCGATGTGCTGGCGCGTGGGGTCAGCGACCGGCTGGGCCAACAACTGGGCCAGCCGGCCATCGTCGACAACCGCCCGGGCGCAGCAGGGTTGCTGGCCTGCGATGCCGTGGCCAAGGCAGCAGCCGATGGCCATACGCTCACCCTGGGGACGACCAGCACCATGCTGTCCAACCAGTTCATGTTCAAAAAGCTCTCCTACGATCCGCAAAAGGACCTGGTGCCCGTCGTGCGTATCTGCTGGGCGCCCATCGTGCTGGTCACCAATAGCCAGCTTCCCGCGCGCAATCTGCAAGAGCTGATTGCCTACATCGGCGCCAACAAAGGCAAGCTCTCCTACGGCAGCTATGGCATTGGCTCTCAAGGCCATCTGGTGCTCGCCAGCCTGAGCAACATGACCGGCGCCGACATGAGCCATATCGCCTACAAGGGCGAGGCACCGATGGTGCAAGACCTCGTTGGTGGCCAGCTGATGATGGGTATCGGCAGCATCCTCTCGCTCAAGCAGCACATCGACAGCGGCAAGCTGCGCGCGATCAGCTTTACCGGGCCGAGCCGCGTGCCAGCCCTGCCCGATGTGCCCACCTTTGCTGAGCTAGGCCATAAGGAAGACGCCTTCACCATCTCCGGCTGGCTGGGCATTGCGGCGACGGGTGGCACCCCGGCGCCGGTGCTGGAGCAGCTGGGCGCCGAAGTGCGCAAGGCGCTGCTGACCCGCGAGGTCAATGCGCGCGTGCTGATAGCCGGCTTTGTGCCCTTGACCGATGACAGCCCGGCGCGCTTTCAGGCCGACTGGAAGCGCGAGCTACCCATCTGGAAAAAACTCTTGCAGGATGCCGGCGTGCAGCCCACCTGA
- the hemP gene encoding hemin uptake protein HemP, whose product MQTIALPATPLATASKSASVSQGHATHSAALESSELLQGAKAVSIVHNGSIYRLQTTKLGKLILTK is encoded by the coding sequence ATGCAAACCATCGCCCTACCCGCCACCCCGCTGGCCACCGCCAGCAAAAGTGCCAGCGTGTCCCAAGGCCATGCCACGCATTCGGCCGCATTGGAGAGCAGCGAGCTGCTCCAAGGCGCCAAAGCGGTGTCCATCGTGCACAACGGCTCTATCTATCGCCTGCAAACCACCAAGCTGGGCAAGCTGATCCTGACCAAGTAA
- a CDS encoding Lrp/AsnC family transcriptional regulator: protein MLLDTLDRKILRQLQHNSRASLQEIGQAVGLSASPCWGRIKKMEEAGVIQGYSVRLSPQALGLGDTVLVMVTLDSHSDNTLEKFGELLATIPEVVEAHLVSGEYDYLLRVVVKDTRDYERLLREKLYKIKGIRHSQSSFVLRTLKHADLPLGV, encoded by the coding sequence ATGCTTCTTGATACCCTGGACCGCAAAATTCTGCGCCAGCTGCAGCACAACAGCCGCGCCAGTCTGCAAGAGATTGGCCAGGCGGTGGGTCTGAGCGCATCGCCCTGCTGGGGCCGCATCAAGAAGATGGAAGAGGCGGGCGTCATCCAGGGCTACTCCGTGCGGCTCTCACCGCAGGCGCTAGGCCTGGGCGATACGGTGCTGGTGATGGTCACCCTCGACAGCCACAGCGATAACACCTTGGAGAAGTTTGGAGAGCTGCTGGCCACCATTCCCGAGGTGGTCGAGGCGCATCTGGTCTCTGGCGAGTACGACTACCTGCTGCGGGTCGTCGTCAAGGACACGCGTGATTATGAGCGCCTGCTGCGCGAGAAGCTTTACAAGATCAAGGGCATACGCCACAGCCAGTCCAGCTTTGTGCTGCGCACTCTCAAGCATGCGGATCTGCCGCTGGGCGTGTAG
- a CDS encoding sterol desaturase family protein, with protein MFKRLNELSESHGALRAGQGMVAGVIALILAALCFLGVLAFHFPQYLTTPELRRSYNVDVMRQLLFWSMVIAGGLSVALIVLGRVRWLAASAFALVVLSAILGGNKVPVGSFATDTPYIGLDWFILDLLGSSLIFIFIEKLFALRKDQPVFRPEWQTDFHHFLVNHMVVGFVLLATNLMVHQFFGWAAHDGIRGWVANLSFWVALFLIILVADLVQYWTHRAYHEVPLLWRIHAVHHSVKSMDWLAGSRQHILELLITRTLVLAPIYVLGFSKEVIDAYIIIVGFQAVFNHANVSVRLGPLRYVIVTPNFHHWHHSQDVEALDKNYAAHFAFLDYLFGTAVKSDKVWPTDYGVLGDYVPNGFFKQLKFPFTWKG; from the coding sequence ATGTTTAAGCGACTCAACGAACTGTCTGAAAGCCATGGCGCCTTGCGCGCAGGCCAGGGCATGGTGGCCGGGGTGATTGCCCTGATCTTGGCGGCCCTGTGTTTTTTGGGCGTGCTCGCCTTTCATTTTCCGCAGTACCTCACCACGCCGGAGCTGCGCCGCAGCTACAACGTTGATGTCATGCGCCAGCTGCTGTTTTGGAGCATGGTGATTGCCGGTGGCCTGTCGGTGGCCTTGATCGTGCTGGGCCGGGTGCGCTGGCTGGCAGCCTCGGCCTTTGCCCTGGTGGTGCTGTCGGCCATCTTGGGCGGCAACAAGGTGCCGGTGGGCAGCTTTGCCACGGATACCCCTTACATCGGGCTGGACTGGTTCATTCTGGATCTGCTGGGCAGCTCGCTGATTTTCATCTTTATCGAAAAGCTGTTTGCGCTGCGCAAGGACCAGCCCGTCTTCCGCCCGGAGTGGCAGACCGACTTCCACCACTTCCTGGTCAACCACATGGTAGTGGGCTTTGTGCTGCTGGCCACCAACCTGATGGTGCACCAGTTCTTTGGCTGGGCCGCGCATGATGGCATCCGGGGCTGGGTGGCCAATCTGAGCTTCTGGGTAGCGCTGTTCCTGATCATCCTGGTCGCCGATCTGGTGCAGTACTGGACACACCGCGCCTACCATGAGGTGCCCCTGCTCTGGCGCATCCACGCGGTACACCACAGCGTCAAAAGCATGGACTGGCTGGCAGGGTCGCGCCAGCACATTCTGGAGCTGCTGATCACCCGCACGCTGGTGCTCGCCCCCATCTATGTGCTTGGCTTCAGCAAGGAGGTGATCGATGCCTACATCATCATCGTCGGCTTCCAGGCGGTGTTCAACCATGCCAATGTCAGCGTGCGGCTGGGGCCGCTGCGCTATGTCATCGTCACGCCCAACTTCCACCACTGGCACCACAGCCAGGATGTCGAGGCGCTGGACAAGAACTACGCCGCCCACTTCGCCTTTCTGGACTACCTGTTTGGCACCGCCGTCAAAAGCGATAAAGTCTGGCCCACCGATTACGGCGTGCTCGGCGACTATGTGCCCAATGGCTTTTTCAAGCAGCTGAAGTTTCCCTTCACCTGGAAAGGCTGA
- a CDS encoding nucleotidyltransferase family protein — MPFPLDFRAQAMVLAAGRGERMRPLTDHTPKPLLPVQGKPLMQHSMEQLARAGVQRLVINTGWLGQQVADAWPAAPAVAQLGGEQLQIAYSREDLDFGGGIETSGGISRALPALDDAFWLVSGDVFIPGFPFDEALRQRFAQSDDLAHLWLVPNALHHPRGDFVLTDEGRAENPTADDPRPRLTYCSVALLKKALFSAPYCDIPPGNPQGSKMPLVQQLRAAMQAGRCSASRYDGRWVDVGTVERLQALNP, encoded by the coding sequence ATGCCATTCCCTCTTGATTTTCGTGCCCAGGCCATGGTGCTGGCCGCCGGCCGTGGCGAGCGCATGCGCCCGCTGACCGACCACACCCCCAAGCCCCTACTGCCCGTGCAAGGCAAGCCGCTGATGCAGCACAGCATGGAGCAACTGGCCCGCGCCGGTGTGCAGCGCCTGGTCATCAACACCGGCTGGTTGGGCCAGCAAGTGGCCGATGCCTGGCCCGCAGCACCCGCCGTTGCCCAGCTGGGTGGCGAGCAGCTGCAGATCGCCTACTCCCGCGAGGACCTGGACTTTGGCGGCGGCATCGAAACCAGCGGTGGCATCAGCCGCGCCTTGCCCGCGCTGGACGATGCCTTCTGGCTGGTCTCGGGCGATGTGTTTATCCCCGGCTTTCCGTTTGATGAGGCGCTGCGCCAGCGCTTTGCGCAGAGCGATGATCTGGCACACCTCTGGCTGGTGCCCAATGCGCTCCACCACCCCCGGGGCGATTTCGTGCTGACGGACGAGGGCCGGGCCGAGAACCCAACCGCCGATGACCCACGCCCGCGCCTGACCTACTGCTCGGTCGCGCTGCTGAAAAAAGCGCTGTTCAGCGCCCCCTACTGCGATATCCCCCCCGGCAACCCCCAGGGCAGCAAGATGCCGCTGGTGCAGCAGTTGCGCGCGGCCATGCAGGCGGGCCGCTGCAGCGCCAGCCGCTATGACGGCCGCTGGGTCGATGTCGGCACGGTGGAGCGGCTGCAAGCCCTCAACCCCTGA